A window of the Trichocoleus sp. genome harbors these coding sequences:
- a CDS encoding DUF3747 domain-containing protein, giving the protein MKSTMRRIAAAAAATTTAAVSILSAVPTFAGQFGQKEVDQSKFVAVASPFQGGNAHQLLIIEQVSSARPCWNEVGAAPVKVDPLLTTFDFTGICGRSTDSNGYSIRVNGEDLGLQYSLRVVKKDNDMLLVGAPRDRSKPTFLLGHTNGVSNDFAKISLEPGWKFTKRMYGESVLGHVYLTYEGATVPTTTAVGGSSSGGGTTPGGTVTPPTPPANNGGTPSRFSDTRGDIYVAEIDRAVQMGFISGFEDNTFRPQAQLTREQLVSMVLDALRSLPNSRLTIPTQAGSNPYADVEASRWSAAKIQLAKQNNIVSGYEDGTFRPTQPVTRAELMAVLRRAGEYAKSLQGQQPQLQGNRPATTFADTGSHWANGLVSQMSSFCGVASPLNEQGTTFAPDTAAQRNYAAAATLRLLNCVSPQPTTAQK; this is encoded by the coding sequence ATGAAATCTACCATGCGTCGGATTGCTGCCGCTGCCGCAGCGACCACTACTGCTGCCGTGAGCATCCTATCTGCTGTTCCGACTTTTGCAGGGCAGTTTGGGCAAAAGGAAGTTGATCAAAGTAAGTTCGTTGCAGTTGCTTCCCCATTTCAGGGTGGTAATGCACACCAGTTATTGATCATTGAACAGGTTTCCAGTGCCCGTCCTTGCTGGAACGAAGTGGGTGCAGCTCCGGTAAAAGTTGACCCCCTTTTGACCACCTTTGACTTCACCGGAATTTGCGGACGCAGCACCGATAGCAATGGATATTCGATTCGTGTGAATGGTGAGGATTTGGGTCTGCAATACAGTCTGCGGGTTGTCAAAAAAGATAACGACATGCTGTTGGTCGGTGCACCGCGCGATCGCTCCAAGCCTACCTTTCTACTGGGTCACACAAACGGCGTCAGCAATGACTTTGCCAAAATCAGCCTTGAACCCGGCTGGAAATTCACGAAGCGGATGTATGGCGAGAGCGTTCTGGGTCACGTTTATTTGACTTATGAAGGGGCAACCGTTCCCACAACAACCGCAGTCGGTGGCAGCAGTTCAGGTGGCGGCACAACGCCCGGTGGAACTGTAACTCCTCCAACACCTCCAGCAAACAATGGCGGAACACCTTCCCGCTTCAGCGATACGAGAGGTGATATCTATGTTGCAGAGATCGATCGTGCAGTGCAAATGGGCTTCATCTCTGGCTTTGAAGACAATACCTTCCGTCCCCAGGCACAACTGACGCGCGAACAGCTCGTTTCGATGGTGTTGGATGCACTGCGATCCTTACCCAACTCGCGGTTAACTATTCCAACTCAAGCAGGTAGCAATCCTTATGCGGATGTTGAGGCTTCTCGTTGGAGTGCAGCTAAGATTCAACTTGCGAAGCAGAACAACATTGTTAGCGGCTACGAAGATGGGACGTTCCGTCCAACTCAGCCTGTGACTCGCGCCGAATTGATGGCAGTGTTGCGCCGTGCGGGTGAATATGCAAAATCTCTGCAAGGACAGCAGCCGCAACTGCAAGGCAACCGTCCGGCAACCACATTTGCTGATACGGGTAGCCACTGGGCAAACGGGCTGGTTAGCCAGATGTCTTCCTTCTGTGGTGTTGCTTCTCCGCTGAACGAGCAAGGAACCACTTTCGCTCCGGATACTGCGGCTCAACGCAACTATGCAGCAGCAGCAACCCTGAGACTGTTGAACTGTGTTAGCCCTCAACCAACGACTGCACAAAAGTAA
- the glsA gene encoding glutaminase A produces the protein MISNSSEPAPSSTSLLQPATLQKILQDLHLKHQPLRSGTLASYIPELAKMNPDWFSICVATTTGQTYQVGDFEQMFTIQSISKVFVYGLALEDHGRESVLSRVGVEPTGDAFNAIVLDEQSKRPYNPMVNAGAIAITSLMKGKGATERLNRMVAMFERYIGHETFIDMPTFMSERTTGHRNRAMAHLMLNFGMIDEKIDEALDLYFQQCSLLVNCQDLAIMAATLANRGVNPITGTRAVPACYIRDILSVMYTCGMYNFAGEWTYRVGLPAKSGVSGGLIVVVPGQMGIAVFSPLLDRRGNSVRGVKVCEDLSRELGLHLFDCSLLHCTTHSPE, from the coding sequence ATGATCTCCAACAGCTCCGAACCTGCTCCTAGCTCAACTTCTTTGTTACAGCCAGCCACCCTGCAAAAGATACTGCAAGATTTGCATCTGAAACATCAACCCTTGCGATCGGGTACGTTAGCAAGCTACATCCCAGAATTGGCAAAGATGAATCCAGATTGGTTCAGTATTTGCGTAGCAACTACAACTGGGCAAACCTATCAGGTTGGTGATTTCGAGCAAATGTTCACCATTCAATCGATTTCTAAAGTGTTTGTATATGGGTTAGCGCTGGAAGATCATGGGCGAGAAAGCGTGTTGTCTAGAGTAGGGGTTGAGCCAACGGGGGATGCATTTAATGCGATCGTTCTGGATGAGCAGTCGAAACGTCCCTACAATCCCATGGTGAATGCGGGCGCAATTGCCATAACTAGCCTGATGAAAGGCAAAGGTGCAACAGAGCGGCTCAACCGAATGGTGGCAATGTTCGAGCGATACATTGGGCATGAAACGTTTATTGACATGCCAACCTTTATGTCTGAACGAACAACCGGACATCGGAACCGGGCAATGGCACATCTCATGCTCAACTTCGGCATGATTGACGAAAAGATTGACGAAGCACTTGACCTCTACTTTCAGCAATGTTCACTGCTGGTCAACTGTCAGGATTTAGCCATCATGGCAGCAACACTGGCAAACCGGGGGGTTAATCCCATCACTGGCACTCGGGCTGTGCCTGCCTGCTATATCCGCGATATTTTGAGCGTGATGTATACCTGTGGGATGTACAATTTTGCGGGCGAATGGACATACCGCGTGGGACTGCCTGCCAAAAGTGGGGTCAGCGGCGGCTTAATTGTCGTTGTCCCCGGACAAATGGGTATTGCTGTCTTTTCACCGCTGCTCGATCGCCGGGGGAATAGCGTGCGTGGCGTCAAAGTTTGTGAAGATCTATCGCGAGAACTGGGGCTACATCTCTTCGATTGCTCACTGCTGCACTGCACAACTCATTCACCTGAATAA
- a CDS encoding DUF4278 domain-containing protein → MMKLIYRGATYDYNPAPSRAHNAGRPSRSTPAQAPYTLIYRGQTYSIDPNARSTGAPMPAEYELLYRGTAYQVRRDAEGTTTTARPAGLASGESVPATMPRRYVAKVHQANLLKNLQRRIQIAQARGDEQLMRLLESELRQINP, encoded by the coding sequence ATGATGAAACTGATTTACCGTGGCGCTACATACGACTACAACCCTGCGCCTTCTCGCGCACACAATGCTGGTCGTCCTTCTCGATCAACCCCGGCTCAAGCACCCTACACCTTGATCTACCGTGGGCAAACCTACAGTATTGACCCTAACGCCCGATCGACTGGAGCACCAATGCCCGCCGAGTATGAGTTACTTTACCGGGGGACTGCATATCAGGTGCGCCGAGATGCTGAAGGGACAACCACGACGGCTCGTCCTGCGGGTCTAGCGTCGGGCGAATCTGTTCCGGCAACCATGCCACGCCGCTATGTGGCAAAAGTTCATCAGGCAAACTTGCTCAAAAACCTGCAACGTCGCATTCAGATTGCTCAAGCGCGAGGTGATGAACAACTCATGCGTTTGTTGGAATCTGAGCTACGTCAAATTAACCCATAG
- a CDS encoding SDR family oxidoreductase: MLNFQTKTVLITGASGGIGQATAIAFSEAGARVALHYHQQQQAAQQLQAMLPNESILVQADLTDPIAIEQMVAGAIDSLGHLDVVVNNAGIYEEHPLADTSYTDWQTIWQRTWQINLMGAANVAYCVARHMMERRSGRIINVTSRGAFRGEPTATAYGASKAGLNALSQSLAQYLAPYNIAVTAVAPGFVETEMARSLLDSPAGEAIRQQSPMERVARPEEVAHTILFLASKEAVFLTGGIVDVNGASYCR; encoded by the coding sequence ATGCTGAACTTCCAGACCAAGACAGTGCTGATTACAGGAGCATCGGGCGGCATCGGGCAGGCAACTGCAATCGCGTTTTCGGAGGCAGGGGCACGGGTAGCTCTTCATTATCATCAGCAACAGCAAGCAGCACAGCAGCTTCAAGCGATGCTACCCAACGAGTCAATCCTCGTTCAGGCAGACCTGACAGACCCGATCGCAATTGAACAGATGGTGGCAGGGGCGATCGATTCGCTGGGACATTTAGATGTTGTTGTGAACAATGCTGGGATATATGAAGAACACCCTCTGGCAGATACAAGTTATACAGATTGGCAAACGATCTGGCAGCGCACCTGGCAAATTAACTTGATGGGAGCCGCGAACGTTGCCTATTGTGTTGCGCGTCACATGATGGAACGCCGCTCTGGACGGATTATTAACGTCACGTCTAGAGGAGCATTTCGCGGGGAACCAACGGCAACTGCTTATGGTGCAAGTAAGGCAGGTCTCAATGCTCTGAGCCAATCTTTAGCGCAATATCTTGCCCCCTACAATATTGCTGTCACGGCTGTTGCACCGGGATTTGTGGAAACAGAAATGGCGCGTAGTTTGCTAGACAGCCCAGCGGGAGAGGCAATTCGGCAGCAAAGCCCAATGGAGCGAGTCGCCAGACCGGAGGAAGTTGCTCATACAATTCTGTTTCTCGCTTCAAAAGAAGCGGTGTTTCTGACAGGTGGAATTGTGGATGTGAATGGTGCGAGCTATTGCAGATAA
- a CDS encoding ATP-binding protein, translating into MNVDFLLGGGEMGERMRQMDWTQTSLGLPEKWQQSLKTAVRIILTSRQPMFVWWGEDLINLYNDAYKAIVGGKHPEVLGQPASVVWREIWDQVGPRAESVIFKNEGTYDEALLLIMERNGYPEETYYTFSYSPIPDDHGGIGGIICANTDDTQRIIGERQLALLRDLAAQTADARTFDEACRLSINCLKTNLYDLPFAMIYLVEPDQRQVFLAGTSGIDRHHPAVLETVDLDSKAIWSFAEVIRKQKPIISDLESLFPDLPTGAWNRPPHQAVAVPIAASGQTGKSGILLAGLNPFRLFDDNYQGFMDLVAAQISASIANAQAYEEERKRAETLAELDRAKTIFFSNVSHEFRTPLTLMLGPLEDLLTHPSKPLPTEDREQLETVHRNSLRLLKLVNTLLDFSRIEAGRIQAVYELTDLSAFTAELASVFRSAIERAGMTLNVDCPPLPEQVYVDREMWEKVVLNLLSNAFKFTFAGAITVGLQWLKDRVELIVQDTGTGIPEEELPHLFERFHRVPGAKGRTYEGSGIGLSLVQELVKLHGGTIEVESVVDQGTCFTVTIPTGSAHLPTERISAARTLGSTALGATPYLEEALRWLPNEESSFPIATEEILATAAPMSVPSARILLADDNADMRDYVKRLLSQQYEVEAVADGLAALTVARQQLPDLVLTDVMMPGLDGFGLLQALRSDPQTRKVPIILLSARAGEEARVEGLEAGADDYLIKPFSARELLARVEAALKMARLRQEAMQREQALRIEAEVAKAHLETVLAGIQDQFFVLDRQWCYTFANDQVAEVVGVPKEELVGQNIWQLFPDLIGSDFYHQLHQALQSQTVARFEYFYLPWRCWFENRIYPFDEGVTIFVTDINDRKQAEEALREAHVQLESALIAGAIYTWRWNILENQVTAGKSFAELFAVDPDEAAKGLPIEHFVSAIHPEDRSRVVAAIQQAIETHEEYVTEYRVFTATGEERWLSARGRVEYDAAGEPIAFPGALADITERKRAEAEREQLLAREQIAREQAETANRIKDEFLAVLSHELRSPLNPILGWARLLQTRSFDAAKTAQALATIERNAKLQSELIEDLLDVSRILQGKLSLNVSSVDLASTVQAAMETVRLAAEAKAIQIQTYLEPNLEPVSGDASRLQQIVWNLLSNAIKFTPAGGRVEIRLHRVDRQAEIKVSDTGRGISPQFLPYVFDYFRQADATTTRKFGGLGLGLAIVRHLVELHGGTIQADSLGEDQGATFTVRLPLLTHSKPNQEQPTLEEAPTLDGVKVLVVDDDIDALEFATFLLEQYGAEVTAATSALTALAAIQQSKPDVLLSDIGMPEIDGYTLMRQVRTLPPEQGGEIPAIALTAYAGEIDHQRAISAGFQKHLPKPIEPADLIAAIAAISFDQTQNF; encoded by the coding sequence GTGAATGTGGATTTTCTGCTCGGTGGCGGCGAAATGGGTGAACGGATGCGGCAGATGGACTGGACGCAAACATCGCTAGGTTTACCCGAAAAGTGGCAACAGAGCTTAAAAACAGCCGTCCGCATTATCCTCACCTCTCGCCAACCGATGTTTGTTTGGTGGGGAGAAGACCTGATCAATCTTTATAATGACGCTTACAAAGCGATCGTGGGTGGCAAACATCCAGAAGTGCTAGGGCAGCCTGCATCGGTGGTGTGGCGCGAAATTTGGGATCAGGTGGGACCAAGAGCTGAATCCGTCATTTTCAAGAATGAGGGCACCTACGACGAAGCGCTGCTGCTGATTATGGAGCGCAATGGCTATCCAGAGGAAACCTACTACACGTTCTCTTATAGCCCGATCCCCGATGATCACGGTGGGATTGGGGGCATCATTTGCGCCAACACAGACGATACGCAGCGCATTATTGGCGAGCGGCAGTTGGCTTTGCTGCGCGATCTGGCTGCCCAAACAGCCGATGCTCGAACCTTTGATGAAGCCTGCAGGCTCAGCATTAACTGTCTAAAAACAAATCTGTATGACCTGCCCTTTGCCATGATCTATCTGGTTGAGCCAGATCAGCGTCAGGTATTTCTTGCAGGAACAAGTGGGATCGATCGCCATCATCCTGCCGTTCTCGAAACCGTTGATCTCGACTCAAAGGCAATTTGGTCTTTTGCCGAAGTCATTCGCAAGCAAAAACCCATCATTTCTGATCTGGAATCTCTGTTTCCTGATCTGCCCACCGGAGCCTGGAATCGACCACCCCATCAAGCCGTCGCAGTGCCGATCGCCGCATCTGGGCAAACTGGAAAATCAGGAATTTTGCTGGCTGGGCTTAACCCGTTTCGGTTGTTTGACGACAACTATCAAGGGTTTATGGATCTGGTTGCAGCGCAAATTTCAGCCAGTATTGCCAATGCTCAGGCTTACGAAGAAGAACGAAAGCGGGCTGAAACCTTAGCAGAACTCGATCGCGCCAAAACGATTTTTTTTAGCAATGTCAGCCATGAGTTTCGCACACCGCTGACGCTGATGCTGGGTCCTCTAGAAGATCTCCTGACGCATCCTTCCAAACCGCTGCCTACCGAAGATCGAGAACAGCTAGAGACAGTACATCGCAATTCGCTGCGGTTACTGAAGCTCGTCAACACGCTGCTTGATTTCTCTCGCATTGAAGCGGGGCGCATTCAAGCTGTTTATGAACTCACTGATTTGTCTGCTTTTACGGCTGAATTAGCGAGTGTGTTTCGTTCTGCGATCGAACGGGCGGGCATGACCCTCAATGTCGATTGTCCTCCGCTACCAGAGCAGGTGTATGTCGATCGGGAAATGTGGGAGAAAGTAGTGCTGAACCTGCTTTCCAACGCCTTTAAGTTTACCTTTGCCGGGGCAATCACCGTAGGGCTGCAATGGCTTAAAGATCGCGTTGAACTGATCGTTCAAGATACCGGAACTGGCATTCCAGAGGAGGAACTGCCGCATCTGTTTGAGCGGTTCCATCGGGTTCCCGGAGCCAAAGGACGCACCTATGAAGGCTCAGGGATTGGGCTATCGCTGGTGCAGGAGTTGGTAAAACTGCATGGCGGGACGATCGAAGTTGAAAGCGTTGTCGATCAAGGAACTTGCTTTACCGTAACCATTCCCACTGGATCAGCCCATTTGCCCACTGAACGCATTAGTGCTGCTCGAACGCTTGGCTCCACTGCGTTAGGTGCAACTCCCTATTTAGAAGAAGCATTGCGCTGGTTGCCGAATGAGGAATCTTCTTTTCCCATCGCTACAGAGGAGATTTTGGCGACGGCTGCACCCATGTCTGTCCCTTCTGCCCGCATTCTTCTCGCCGATGACAACGCAGATATGCGCGACTACGTGAAGCGGCTATTGAGCCAGCAGTATGAAGTTGAAGCTGTCGCGGATGGGCTGGCGGCTCTGACAGTGGCACGTCAGCAACTCCCAGATCTGGTGCTCACAGATGTTATGATGCCGGGACTCGATGGGTTTGGGCTGCTGCAAGCCTTACGGTCTGATCCACAAACGCGCAAAGTGCCGATTATTCTACTGTCAGCGAGGGCAGGCGAGGAGGCGAGAGTCGAGGGGTTAGAAGCAGGCGCAGATGACTATTTGATCAAGCCTTTCTCAGCCCGTGAACTGTTGGCAAGAGTGGAAGCAGCTCTAAAGATGGCGCGGCTCCGGCAGGAAGCAATGCAGCGAGAGCAAGCGCTACGCATTGAAGCTGAAGTGGCAAAGGCGCATTTGGAAACGGTGCTGGCAGGTATTCAAGACCAGTTTTTTGTGCTCGATCGCCAGTGGTGCTACACCTTTGCTAATGACCAAGTGGCAGAAGTAGTTGGTGTTCCCAAAGAAGAGCTAGTAGGTCAGAACATTTGGCAATTGTTCCCCGATCTGATTGGCAGTGATTTTTATCATCAACTGCATCAAGCCCTGCAATCCCAAACCGTTGCTCGATTTGAATATTTCTATCTGCCTTGGCGCTGCTGGTTTGAAAATCGAATTTATCCTTTTGATGAAGGCGTCACTATTTTTGTTACGGATATCAACGATCGTAAGCAGGCAGAAGAGGCACTGCGAGAAGCCCATGTCCAGCTTGAGTCGGCACTGATCGCTGGAGCCATTTATACCTGGCGATGGAACATTCTGGAAAATCAGGTGACTGCTGGCAAATCCTTTGCTGAACTCTTTGCAGTTGACCCGGATGAAGCAGCAAAAGGCTTGCCGATCGAACATTTTGTTTCTGCGATTCATCCAGAAGACCGATCGCGCGTTGTTGCGGCAATTCAGCAGGCGATCGAAACCCATGAAGAATATGTCACAGAATATCGGGTGTTTACGGCAACAGGGGAAGAGCGCTGGCTCTCTGCGAGAGGTCGAGTGGAATATGATGCAGCAGGTGAACCAATCGCTTTTCCGGGAGCACTCGCAGATATTACTGAGCGCAAACGCGCCGAAGCAGAGCGAGAGCAGCTATTAGCGAGAGAGCAAATTGCTCGTGAACAAGCTGAAACCGCTAACCGGATTAAGGATGAGTTCCTCGCTGTCTTATCGCACGAATTACGATCGCCCCTCAACCCGATTTTAGGCTGGGCAAGGCTATTACAAACACGCAGCTTTGATGCAGCAAAAACGGCGCAAGCCCTCGCCACGATCGAGCGAAATGCCAAGTTACAGTCCGAGTTGATCGAAGATTTGTTAGATGTTTCTCGGATTTTGCAGGGCAAACTCAGCTTAAATGTGAGTTCGGTTGACCTGGCATCGACGGTTCAGGCAGCAATGGAAACCGTACGACTGGCAGCAGAAGCAAAAGCAATTCAAATTCAAACTTATCTTGAGCCAAACCTTGAACCTGTTTCAGGGGATGCGAGCCGCTTGCAGCAGATCGTTTGGAATCTTTTGTCGAACGCAATTAAATTTACGCCTGCGGGAGGACGAGTCGAAATTCGCCTCCACCGCGTCGATCGTCAAGCAGAGATTAAGGTTAGCGATACAGGCAGAGGGATTTCGCCCCAATTTTTGCCTTATGTGTTCGACTATTTTCGGCAGGCAGATGCAACGACAACCCGCAAGTTTGGTGGACTGGGATTAGGCTTGGCGATCGTGCGTCATCTGGTGGAATTACATGGCGGCACGATTCAGGCAGATAGTCTCGGAGAAGATCAGGGAGCAACCTTTACTGTCCGGCTACCGCTGCTGACCCACTCAAAACCCAACCAGGAGCAACCAACCTTGGAAGAAGCCCCAACTTTAGATGGTGTGAAAGTATTGGTGGTCGATGATGATATCGATGCCCTTGAATTTGCAACTTTCCTGTTAGAGCAATATGGTGCAGAAGTCACGGCGGCTACCTCAGCCCTCACTGCTCTGGCTGCAATTCAGCAATCGAAACCCGATGTACTGCTGAGCGATATCGGTATGCCAGAGATCGACGGCTACACACTAATGAGACAGGTCAGAACATTGCCACCTGAACAAGGAGGAGAAATTCCTGCCATTGCCTTGACTGCCTACGCTGGAGAAATTGACCATCAGCGAGCCATATCAGCGGGCTTTCAAAAGCACTTGCCCAAACCGATCGAACCCGCAGATTTAATCGCTGCCATTGCCGCAATCAGCTTTGATCAAACGCAGAATTTCTGA